Part of the Pseudomonas sp. ADAK13 genome is shown below.
GTTGATCCCGCACAGCCGCGCCACCAGATTGAGCACCACCAGCACGAAGAACGCGATGGACACGTAGCTGACCAGGATCAACTTGGCCAACGGCAACAGCGAGCTGAAACCGAAGTTGGCCACGGTGACCGCGATCATCCCGAACACGCCGATGGGCGAGTAGGCCATGATCATCGACGTCACCTTGAACATCGCCTCCGACACCCCGCGCAGCACGGCAATCACCGGGTCCTTGCGCTCGGCCGGCAAACGCGAAACCCCCAGGCCAAACATCACCGCAAAGAACAGCACCGAGAGCAAGCTGCCTTGGGCCATGGCGTTGACCACGTTGTCCGGGATGATCCCGACGATGATCTGCCCCAGGCTGTGGCCACCGCCGGCGCTGCTGGTGGGCAAGGTCATTGCACTGGCTTGCAGGCTGGACAACTCGGTGCCGGCGCCGGGCTTGAGCAGGTTGCCCATCACCAGCCCGACGATGATCGCCAGGGTGGTGATGCAGAAGAAATAGCTCAGGGACTTGACCCCGATGCGCCCCAGGGACTTGCCGTCACCGTGCCCGGCAATGCCCACCACCATGCAGGAAAACACGATGGGCACGACGATCATCTTCATCAGCTTGATAAAGATATCGCCCGCCGGTTGCAGCAGGTTTTCAATCAGCCATGGCCGGGATTCGGGGAACCGGTGCAGCAGGGCGCCGATGGCGATGCCGGCGAGCAAACCGATCAGGATCTGCCAGACCAGCGCGATGC
Proteins encoded:
- a CDS encoding cation:dicarboxylate symporter family transporter — translated: MHTPRIALVWQILIGLLAGIAIGALLHRFPESRPWLIENLLQPAGDIFIKLMKMIVVPIVFSCMVVGIAGHGDGKSLGRIGVKSLSYFFCITTLAIIVGLVMGNLLKPGAGTELSSLQASAMTLPTSSAGGGHSLGQIIVGIIPDNVVNAMAQGSLLSVLFFAVMFGLGVSRLPAERKDPVIAVLRGVSEAMFKVTSMIMAYSPIGVFGMIAVTVANFGFSSLLPLAKLILVSYVSIAFFVLVVLNLVARLCGINLFALMRHIKDELILAFSTASSAAVMPQLMKKLETYGVPPSLVSFVVPVGYSFNLDGASLFLGIGTLFVAQLYGIDLSLGDQALLVVTMVLTSKGAAGVPGFMFVILSATLASAGLPLEGIAFIAGVYRLMEMPTTALNVLGNALAPLVIAKWERRDGAADTCGERASSLTTGSAGVSRGPTRHDARAVALTARPKRG